The Amphiura filiformis chromosome 1, Afil_fr2py, whole genome shotgun sequence nucleotide sequence TTTTAGGCATATTCTACTACCCTAGCTGGGCATTACTAGTTGTTGGGGTATCTAGTGAACCCTTTTCAGTTGCATTCCATGTACACTTACTGTAAACCATGAAATGTTTGATTCATGAAATTTTCATGCATGCACATAATTTTTCTTCCTTTTACTTTCTTacttccttttttcctttcttaCTTTTTTAAGAAAATGTATAAATTCCTGATAATTTTTCTCCGAAACAcacaattttaatgaaaatatcatgctttacagTAATAGGTAAACAAAGAGGTTCTGTAAGTGCCCTTCATACCAGCTTGTGTTTCTATAaaatattacattaaaaaaaaaatcccattttgggTTTCAAACTTTCAAGCAGGGATGTAGAAAGTGATTTTAATATTACTCAGGAGCACATTATTTTAATTTTCTCTCTATCCTGTTTTGATAGTCATTTTCTGGGAGTAGTGCTCCATGCTCCCCCACTTTCTACATCCCTGCTTTCAAGTTCAAGTGGACATTTTCTACAAACATGTTAGTTAAACTAACTTCCAACTTTCCTGCCTGACGTAAAGAGGCAAGCAAATTGAATAATATTTCAGTTGTATAATACTTCCTTATCGTTATGACCATCACCTTCTCCTGGTCTTACGAACTGTGACTGCTTGTTCTACATCATCTTCCTGATCTGCTGATCTCTTCCCCAAACTCTGCTCTGACATCCCATTTTGCTCTTCTTGTTCATACACAACTTGTGTCTCTGCAACAATGGAAACCTCACTATCATCTATTGTTCTCTCATCTGAATATGGAACAGTGACCCCTGACAATGTTGTCATTTCAGACTCCCCAGTGTCTTCCACCTCAACTCCTTCATTGAGAGCGTGAGCTGCCTCCTCGGCTGATGACACCTCTGGCAGCAAAGTCACTTGATAACTACCCTCAGGGGTTTCCATGGTAACCTCTTGATTTAAATTTAATGTTGAATTCTGCTGATTGTCTGCCTGGTTGATCATACGTTCCAATGCTTCTGCTGTCGCTACAGGAATGATTTGAACTCTTTGGTGTGTCTCATCTTGCATAGTTTGTGTTGCGTCTTGGAGTTCTTGATTTGCTGTCGTGATCTGCTGGGAGTTCATGTAGAGTCTCAGTTGTGCTAAATGGTGCCTCACTAGTTGTGAGTGCTGTTCTTCCATGTGTTTAACGAGCTGTTCTATTTCTACTTGATCACTGTCTGGAATATGTTCAGCACTTGCTTTACGTAGTGTTTCTACTTGCTGCTTTAAGTTTGAATTGGACACTGTCAGTTGATCAACCTATAAGCAAAGGAATGTGACACAAAATGGGGAATGAGACATGGTTAGCACTTGTCAATtagatttttatacaaaaatttgTGCATTATTGATTCTGTAATAAATTTTTTGAAACGtttttctcaatttttatttattttgtatttgacaTGAAAATAACTACTTTACTGGATTTTTCAAAAAGTGTTGTCAGGGACATCTTCAAAACTAGGATAAACTACTAAACTACTATGCCTTCCTTGAGGCAGgaaagtaaaatttaattttgtttctcTAAAACTGTAGGAATCTGTAACGCTAGTTGAATTCCTTGCAGGCATTTCCTTCCTGAAAATGAATACTTTCATATGCTTATCATCATTTCCTTTACAGATACAATGaaaaataatatctaaattactgcctcGAGGCAGGCATACAGACTATAGTATTTTTGTTTTCGTTAAAATTACACAGATAAAGAGAATATGCTTTATGAGGCGAGACAAgctcaattttttaaaattttcttaattttcctATCTTCTTCATAGTTATCTGCAAATGCAACCAGCCGACAACTGGTCAGTTTTGATATGACGGGTCACAAAATGTATGTAAGCTAACAGAAACAAACAATTTTCCCCTTATATACATCACTTCTTGTTAATTATGACAAATGTACCTTAGCCTTTAGTCTCTGGTTCTCAGTCTTATATCTATGCTCCATCTCCATCCTTTCCCTTTGCAGGTGTTCCACCTTCTGCTCCAATTTCATCTTCTCCTGCACCAAGATGAGATTGGCTTTGTAGACATGATTATCTGGTGATGCGGTGGTAGTTCCTGGCTGTAGAAGAGAGGAGAAGGCATTGGTACCGGTTTGTAAGGAGTGCACTGAAGGAGCTACGTTTCCATCTGTTGTCTCTATCAGTACAATGGTGTCTGTATCTGGAAGATGAACAAACCAAAacacaaaacatgtaaaaatatcaGATTCAGTCTATTAAGTATTCAAAACAATCACAACAATACATTGGTTTGACGTAGGTGCTTATTTTACTGGTCGTGGTATCAAATTGTAGTTTGCctgcacgcttgcagcgcaactgCAAATTTATAAGCATTCATGttactaccgaacttgagatgaaccaaagaaTAGTCAAGCTAAGTTTTAATTGCATGTCTCTATCAGTACAATAGTGTCTGTATctggaaaatgaaggaaaaatattTAAGCTTACAAGTAAGGTATTATGCCTACCTTTAAGGTATTATGTTTTGtgtataatttgtatttttgtaaagtgctttgatcaggttctggaaatgcgctatattaagtgctgtTAGTGTTATAATTATTAAAAGAATGACTCTTTTGAAACTTATAAACACAGAAATTCATATTACTACTGCTGATAGGTGAATCCTTTAATACACGACTAGTATATGAACAGTTGAACAACATTTTGGTTTACTTTTTCAGACAGTCATCAGGATAAAACAATTACAGAATTTAAAGTGTAGCTTTATTCTGCAGAAATCAGCACAttatttgttatttccatagtcaCAAATACACCCCACACAAATAACCTACACACCCTCCGCCTCCTTTATCACTTCTTGCCAACTCACCCCCTTCATCATGCTCACGTAATTGAATAAATAATGGCTACTTTGTGATAACTTACAGAAACTACCCCAAATTATGACATTTTAATATGAATTGTTCAGCTTTAAATACCAATTATAGTTTCCTCATACACAGTGCCTACAATTAATTCAATAAATCAATCTGAAAATATGCAAAGGGTGTCACCAGTAAAGAGCCAATTCACCAGTGATCTCAGGGCTGGGAAAATCCCACAGGTTATATCAGTTAATGTAATCAAAACTCTATTGAACAGAGTAACTCAATTCTCTAGACTCATTACCAGTCTTCCAAAAGAAAGTAACATGACAAGCtgaaaaacaattaattttcattttttataattctttattcaaaatacaacacattttttatttataacattttttaatttcacaataatatatatatttttctttttccAGTTCATACTGTGATGAATCAAAAGAGTACAGCTGGTTTGTTCTGGTGCTATCTTGCTGGTCTTGGCATAAGTTTAATCAAGTGAGGGTATAATTGCATGGTTTAATAAGTCCTTCGTAATTAGTTTCTGTCGATGTGGTTCTTTATCACAAACATTCGATTGATTAGATATCATGAACATTTGAATTGTATGTTCACAATGTGCTGGACAAATTAATGGTCATGGTTCCTGTTTGGCACATtgaatttttgatgaaatattgCATTCTGTGCAAACAATTTGTACAAACACTCTTTGAATTGGTAACTTATAGTTATATCGAGTGCAAGGTACCTGTCTTCACCGCAGTACAAAACAAGATAGTGTCTACCAGTGTCATTGCTACTACACAGGACTATCAACAAGTGATTTCTGCTAAATTGAGTGAATCTTGAATAGGAAACTCTCCAATGCCTCGTATGTGTAAGTTGGAAGGACTACGCCTACATGTAAATATCATCAAGTAGTTTAGTACACTGAAAGGAATTAAGTTGCTTGTGTTTATACAATAGAGTGGACTATGAATTTCAAAGACAAGGCGGACTGTATCGGAGGACTGATTAAATCACATTTTAAATCCTTTATCAGTCCAAGATTATTTTGGCACATGATTTGAGCATACATGTACACCCGAGTCTGTAGCTTCTGTAGAAATGGCCTGCCATATTTTTGTGTTCTGTTTAGGAGCTTTATGTTTATTTTCCATCATACATGGTTATCATGCCTACCCAAAGGGTAGTATGTCATGCAAAGTTTTCAACAACATGGAGCTTGACTGTCACAACAGGAACCTTTCATCAATTCCAACTTTGGAAACCAACATAACAACTCTTGATTTATCCCAAAATAAACTGACGGGACAATCACTATCCACTTCTGTATTCACCGGTCAATGTGAACTCAAAAATCTTGACTTGCGATTCAACAGGATTAATTACACAGAGAGTTCACCATTTATTGATCTCACCAAATTGAGAATTCTTCTGCTTGGTTTCAATGCGTTGTGTTCAATTGGATCTTCAAGTTTTGCTGGCTTACATGACTTACACATACTAGACCTGTCATACAACCATCTTCAAAGTTTATCAAGTGTTGTGTTCAGTGATCTTGTCAAATTACAAGAGCTATATTTGAATGGTAACCACTTTGGAGCAATACCGAGTTCCGCTTTTGCACCAGTGCATTCTCTGAAAGTATTGGATTTGAAAGAAAATCCACTGACTTCAATTATTTTAGGCAAAGCATTTGAAAACTTAACGCAACTTGAAAGTCTTGGGATTTACTCTGAAGCTTTACTTCATCCTCAAATTACACAAAACCTTTCAAATGATACTTTTGAATACCTAGCGAATGCACCATTAATTGATCTCTTCTTACTCTGGGATGGCATTACACCAACTACAGCTGAAAAGGGCATCTTAAAGCCGCTAAAAGATCTGACTTACTTTGCaactttctttgaagtttttgatGCGCTACCATCTTTGGAATCCGATCATttgcaatttttgaaaataatgatgttTCAGAATGAAACCCATTTCACCAATACAACATTTCAGTCATTATCTAAATGGGGTTCAACTCTCCAAACTTTAGACCTACGATTCGCTGCAATTGATCATGTAGATGATTACACATATACCTGGTTTCCACAACTGCTTCACTTAGATCTAGGTTCAGTTATCCTGCCCCCTTTGACACTATCTGAACATGCATTCGCTGGGTTACCAAACCTGCAGAACCttatattgattgatgatcacttaGTACAGATTTCCTCTCAAGTTTTATCAGATTTTTCCAACACTAGATCTCTGCGATCCTTAGATCTGAGTTATAATAGCCTATCTGGTCGATTTACACTGGACACATTTGAACCGGTTTCATCTCTGACACACTTAAACCTATCTCACAACCCACTGATCAATGTTGGCCTATGGATGCACAAGCTTACAAACCTAACTGAGTTGAATCTAAGTTTTATCACAAGCCAGCAGTACTTACAACTTGCTTACTGGACAGATGCCTTGCCACAGCTAACTACCCTCCACCTCAGTTACCCTGCTCTAAAGAATATCATTACAGCACGAGAGCTACAGCTAAAACTTAAGGCACCCAATTTGAAAATCTTAAACTTAGCCGAAACTTTTGTTAATGATATAACAGTTATAAGAGGTTTGTCCAAACTAAAAGAACTGGACTTAACTGGGTGTTTCcttgaaatgtcaaatttttatagtCAGTGGAATACAGTTTACTTTCCAATGTTAGAAACATTGACACTTTCTGGCAACAAGATCACCCATATCACTGATGGCATGTTCAACTTAACCACCCCATTTGTTGCTCATCTCAATCTGAGTGATAACAGCATCCAAATCATTGAAGAAAACGCATTTTCTAATTTGCATAACCTCAAATATTTGAACCTTGGTTATAATCAACTGCTGTTAATAG carries:
- the LOC140155929 gene encoding uncharacterized protein isoform X2: MASSSMLSTFMAHPSVRMKGTEDHWHPVSCCDSRCEFAAFAHMHCPMCTKESQYTDPVILKAHYRVKHVDKGVEFAGLKVLRCCKSCDIIGVISGYKNFKGPHWHCYRCRNGFNRRDEALKHFRTHFKNPQTTFQIQIVQDLNQSLSMDTQQGTSTANNLGMSTTSTTIALPSLGQTNRLVTVTSHQQETAMATNGISVAANETIDSNTDTIVLIETTDGNVAPSVHSLQTGTNAFSSLLQPGTTTASPDNHVYKANLILVQEKMKLEQKVEHLQRERMEMEHRYKTENQRLKAKVDQLTVSNSNLKQQVETLRKASAEHIPDSDQVEIEQLVKHMEEQHSQLVRHHLAQLRLYMNSQQITTANQELQDATQTMQDETHQRVQIIPVATAEALERMINQADNQQNSTLNLNQEVTMETPEGSYQVTLLPEVSSAEEAAHALNEGVEVEDTGESEMTTLSGVTVPYSDERTIDDSEVSIVAETQVVYEQEEQNGMSEQSLGKRSADQEDDVEQAVTVRKTRRR
- the LOC140168633 gene encoding toll-like receptor 6 — encoded protein: MELDCHNRNLSSIPTLETNITTLDLSQNKLTGQSLSTSVFTGQCELKNLDLRFNRINYTESSPFIDLTKLRILLLGFNALCSIGSSSFAGLHDLHILDLSYNHLQSLSSVVFSDLVKLQELYLNGNHFGAIPSSAFAPVHSLKVLDLKENPLTSIILGKAFENLTQLESLGIYSEALLHPQITQNLSNDTFEYLANAPLIDLFLLWDGITPTTAEKGILKPLKDLTYFATFFEVFDALPSLESDHLQFLKIMMFQNETHFTNTTFQSLSKWGSTLQTLDLRFAAIDHVDDYTYTWFPQLLHLDLGSVILPPLTLSEHAFAGLPNLQNLILIDDHLVQISSQVLSDFSNTRSLRSLDLSYNSLSGRFTLDTFEPVSSLTHLNLSHNPLINVGLWMHKLTNLTELNLSFITSQQYLQLAYWTDALPQLTTLHLSYPALKNIITARELQLKLKAPNLKILNLAETFVNDITVIRGLSKLKELDLTGCFLEMSNFYSQWNTVYFPMLETLTLSGNKITHITDGMFNLTTPFVAHLNLSDNSIQIIEENAFSNLHNLKYLNLGYNQLLLIDWLPDLRQINTLLIPKNQIAQVPKSFLDAIANSSLRTFDLSGNPFSCGCEVLPFRDWILADKVVFLVPTLGYKCNSPDSFAGYSITQVVLDCQSYLITYLSIGIAISFVIFVTCVVAIRFRWHIRYKLFLLCSWRRKYKPIGGDDVNANINEIEFDAFVSYAHDSDKDLKWVLEVLRPNLEECVEPFNLCIGHARDYIPGTPLLEAITNSIKNSCKTIVILSPQYVESEWCYFEMQNAWLRLMDEGQDVLIFILLEPIPDAKMTLWLRQFLCKKNYLKWPQDQAGQHLFWKMLREKLRMQTQVDRHHDM
- the LOC140155929 gene encoding uncharacterized protein isoform X3, whose protein sequence is MKGTEDHWHPVSCCDSRCEFAAFAHMHCPMCTKESQYTDPVILKAHYRVKHVDKGVEFAGLKVLRCCKSCDIIGVISGYKNFKGPHWHCYRCRNGFNRRDEALKHFRTHFKNPQTTFQIQIVQDLNQSLSMDTQQGTSTANNLGMSTTSTTIALPSLGQTNRLVTVTSHQQETAMATNGISVAANETIDSNTDTIVLIETTDGNVAPSVHSLQTGTNAFSSLLQPGTTTASPDNHVYKANLILVQEKMKLEQKVEHLQRERMEMEHRYKTENQRLKAKVDQLTVSNSNLKQQVETLRKASAEHIPDSDQVEIEQLVKHMEEQHSQLVRHHLAQLRLYMNSQQITTANQELQDATQTMQDETHQRVQIIPVATAEALERMINQADNQQNSTLNLNQEVTMETPEGSYQVTLLPEVSSAEEAAHALNEGVEVEDTGESEMTTLSGVTVPYSDERTIDDSEVSIVAETQVVYEQEEQNGMSEQSLGKRSADQEDDVEQAVTVRKTRRR